Proteins from a genomic interval of Bacillota bacterium:
- a CDS encoding bifunctional heptose 7-phosphate kinase/heptose 1-phosphate adenyltransferase, producing GLLAPRVVRAAMRRFEAAGTPVSVDPKSDWTAYRGAALVKPNLREMEALVGARIQTRDELARAAARLRRRLGGAALVVTRGAAGMTLFGDDARGIDVPTPPREVFDVQGAGDTAIAMLTLALRAGGSLLEAAVLANAAAGVVVGKIGTATASPDEVRERLPGALAAAQGGLA from the coding sequence GGGCCTGCTCGCGCCGCGCGTGGTGCGCGCCGCCATGCGCCGCTTCGAAGCCGCCGGCACGCCGGTGTCGGTGGACCCGAAGTCCGACTGGACCGCCTACCGCGGCGCGGCGCTGGTGAAGCCCAACCTGCGCGAGATGGAGGCGCTGGTGGGCGCGCGCATCCAGACCCGCGACGAGCTGGCGCGCGCCGCCGCCCGGCTGCGCCGGCGGCTGGGCGGCGCGGCGCTCGTGGTGACGCGCGGCGCGGCCGGGATGACGCTGTTCGGCGACGATGCGCGCGGCATCGACGTTCCGACCCCGCCGCGCGAGGTGTTCGACGTGCAGGGCGCGGGCGACACCGCGATCGCCATGCTCACGCTCGCGCTGCGCGCGGGCGGCTCGCTGCTCGAGGCGGCCGTGCTCGCGAACGCCGCCGCCGGCGTGGTGGTCGGCAAGATCGGCACCGCCACGGCGAGCCCCGACGAGGTGCGCGAGCGGCTCCCGGGGGCGCTCGCCGCGGCGCAGGGAGGCCTCGCGTGA